A region of the Mesotoga sp. UBA6090 genome:
TTTCGCTGCGAGTGCGGAGAACCTCTTGAAGTAGTTATTGAAAAGAAGAAGACTGTGAAAATAGGGTTCAACCGATTTGGTATTCTAAATAGCTTCTCAGATCTCCTTCCTGGACTAGAAGACAAAAACTCCCTTTCTTTGGGCGAGGGGTTCACCCCGCTGACCAGACTCGGTGACACAGACTCTTCAGGGATGGAACTGTACGCCAAAAATGAATCTGTCAATCCAACATGGTCATTCAAGGACAGGGGAAGCTATCTAGCTGTCCTCGATGCTATTCGCAGAGGCTACAACCATATTGGAACGGTATCTACTGGAAATATGGCGGCTTCAGTTGCTGCCTACGGTAAGAGAGCGGGATTGGAAACCACGATTCTTGTCTCCGATTCGATTCCAGATGAAAAGGTCTCTCCAATTTCGATATACGGTTGCAGAATTATCAAGGTTGCAGGTGATTATGGCCAGCTGTACTACAATTCTCTAGAAGCCGGAAGGAATAGCACAATCTACTTTGCAAATTCCGACGTTCCGATGAGGGTTGAAGGATCGAAAACTATTGCCTTCGAAATATTTCTTCAGTTAGGAGAAAGGGTTCCAGACTTTGTTATTGTTCCGACTAGTTCTGGAGGCAATTTAAGGGGAATTGAAAAGGGCTTCCGCGAGTTGAGGGACTCTGGATTGTCAGCCAGTATCCCACGATTGATCGTTGCGCAGGCCACAGGTTGCTGCCCAATTGACCTTGCTTTTTCATCTCGCGCTTCCAAAATCACGAGATTTCACCATCCCAAAACCATGGCTCATGCAATTGAGAATCCTTTCCCGCCAAGTGGAAACGCGGTCTTAAGAATACTCAAGAAAAATGATGGAATGACTGTAGCAATAGATGAAGCGAATATCCTAAAAGCCCAAAGAAGCCTCGCAAACAACGGGCTCTTCGTGCAGCCAGCAAGCGCCGTTGCTTATGCAGCTCTTTCCAAACTACGGGGAGAGATGGATTTGAGAAAAGCGATAGTGGTAGCTGTTTTGACAGGCTCAGGTCTCAAATATCCTGCGATACTTAAGGAACATTCTTCCTACGTTGAGTCAACCGCTCTTGCATCTCTTGAAGAAGTTCTGAAAAAGAAACCAACGCTTCATTGACCAAAAATTCTCCTTGAAGTCCAGTTCCTCTTCGGATAGCCGCACTTAACAGAAACTATTGGAGAGTCCTGGGTGAAATATGGCAAAAAAACTTTAAAAAATCCTAATTCTATTATCAGTCTATGACTAAGAACGCTATACAATTGTCTTGCGAGATTATTTAGATGATCTAATACCCTATTATATAAGCACTCTAGAGTTGTCACATCTTACATTATTCTTGTTGACAGGTTGATTTCTCTTGCCTATAATAGTGTTGTAGAAGTTAAGTTGGTGGTAAGGAGGAAAATCAAATGGCAAATAAGGAATACACAGTAGGTATCGACCTTGGAACTACAAATTCGGTAATTTCCTGGGTAAAGCCTGACGGCAACGTTGAGGTTATTCCAAATGCAGAAGGTAATCGGACAACCCCTTCGATAGTTTCGTTCAGCAAGACAGGTGAAATCATTGTTGGCGAACCCGCGAAGAGGCAGACAATATTGAACGCTGATAGAACGGTACGATCAATTAAGAGGAAGATGGGTTCTGATTTCAAAGTAAGGATTGATGACAAGGAATACTCTCCTCAGGAAATAAGTGCCTATATTCTCAAGAAGATGAAGACCGACGCCGAGGCTTACCTCGGAGGAAAGATAACACAGGCAGTCATTACTTGTCCCGCATATTTCAACGATGCTCAGAGACAGGCCACAAAAGAGGCAGGTATAATTGCTGGGCTGGAAGTCCAGAGGATTATTAACGAACCGACAGCAGCTGCCGTTGCTTACGGAATCGATAAGAAACGTGGAGATAAGAAGATCATAGTATACGATTTGGGTGGAGGAACCTTCGATGTTTCCGTTCTAGACATAGGTGACGGAGTAGTTGAAGTTTTATCGACTTCGGGCAACAATCACCTCGGTGGAGATGACTTCGATCAGAGGTTGATAGACCATATAGCAGAAGACTTCAGAAAGAAGAACAACGTTGATCTTCGAAAAGACAAACAAGCGTTCCAGAGACTGAAGGACGCCGCGGAAAGAGCCAAGATAGAGCTTTCTTCAAAGTTTGAAACGGAGATTTCCCTGCCTTTCATAACTGCAACGGCTGATGGGCCACTGCATCTCGAAATGAAGATAACGAGATCTACGTTTGAATCCCTAATAAAAGATCTTGTGGAAGGCACCAGGGAACAGATAGAAAGAGCAATGAGCGACGCAAAGCTTTCACCAAAAGAGGTTGATGAAGTGCTTCTCGTTGGAGGTTCAACGAGAATACCGATGGTTCAGAGTTTCATCAAGTCGATCTTCGGCAAAGACCCTAACAAGAACATAAACCCCGATGAAGCAG
Encoded here:
- a CDS encoding threonine synthase, producing MRSLGLICTACGKEYSDGHFRCECGEPLEVVIEKKKTVKIGFNRFGILNSFSDLLPGLEDKNSLSLGEGFTPLTRLGDTDSSGMELYAKNESVNPTWSFKDRGSYLAVLDAIRRGYNHIGTVSTGNMAASVAAYGKRAGLETTILVSDSIPDEKVSPISIYGCRIIKVAGDYGQLYYNSLEAGRNSTIYFANSDVPMRVEGSKTIAFEIFLQLGERVPDFVIVPTSSGGNLRGIEKGFRELRDSGLSASIPRLIVAQATGCCPIDLAFSSRASKITRFHHPKTMAHAIENPFPPSGNAVLRILKKNDGMTVAIDEANILKAQRSLANNGLFVQPASAVAYAALSKLRGEMDLRKAIVVAVLTGSGLKYPAILKEHSSYVESTALASLEEVLKKKPTLH
- the dnaK gene encoding molecular chaperone DnaK, which translates into the protein MANKEYTVGIDLGTTNSVISWVKPDGNVEVIPNAEGNRTTPSIVSFSKTGEIIVGEPAKRQTILNADRTVRSIKRKMGSDFKVRIDDKEYSPQEISAYILKKMKTDAEAYLGGKITQAVITCPAYFNDAQRQATKEAGIIAGLEVQRIINEPTAAAVAYGIDKKRGDKKIIVYDLGGGTFDVSVLDIGDGVVEVLSTSGNNHLGGDDFDQRLIDHIAEDFRKKNNVDLRKDKQAFQRLKDAAERAKIELSSKFETEISLPFITATADGPLHLEMKITRSTFESLIKDLVEGTREQIERAMSDAKLSPKEVDEVLLVGGSTRIPMVQSFIKSIFGKDPNKNINPDEAVAIGAALQSGILSGSVESDLVLVDVTPLTLGVEVMGGLMEPIIERNSTVPVKKSKVFTTAADGQTEVEVAVFQGERTLARDNMSLGSFKLTGIAPAPRGVPQIEVTFDIDSDGIVHVSAKDLGTNREQSMVVSGRQKMSEEEIKRVVEEAKKYEEQDKQKKQEIELKNQADQLAYSIDKLLSESGDRISSEDRGKLESLVKDLRDAINEDNMQRVKLLFDQLQKESMRVGQSVYEKAQAQTPADGVPQEGDNNDNDSDSGTEYIPPEDSK